In Pyricularia oryzae 70-15 chromosome 2, whole genome shotgun sequence, one genomic interval encodes:
- a CDS encoding pre-mRNA-splicing ATP-dependent RNA helicase PRP28, with product MAPLDLEEILKKHKAAKAEAAKPRFIPRGQRKKMEEEKKLKVEEEQKRQQEELQKTRSELQKAREELAGLQRVRRQEQSRSRESDHSVPTGPRAMRSYDDDSFNGNGNGSNSNRNNNNNQRDRQDASTKTNGSRTAEEVQEEKKYLERYTGPPAKVSTFSANKKRRRTTDQKFNFDWDPKDDTSQPWRYEETGAHERSANGATEQVRRKKATRDYNDPRLVPWQDKELSQMTTRDWRLFKVNLEIVTKGNNIPNPMRFWEESNLPHVLKDTIKQVGYTEPTPVQRAAIPIALQCRDLIGISKTGSGKTAAFVLPMLSYIEPLPPLNEVTKTEGPYALILAPTRELATQIQAEVIKFATRMGFTVVCLIGNKRTIEEDAFALRNGAEIIVATPGRLVDCLERHLLVLSQCSYVVLDEADRMVDGGFEDSIHKILAALPPSNGKPDDRDAEDPNIMSKFLTPNLRYRQTVMYSATMPPSVERIAKNYLKHPAMVTIGTIGEAVDTVEQQAMWVVSEDERRNKLRAMLNTYGTGKLVIVFVNTKSNCDAVAKDLKSSSFSAVTLHGNKTQDQREAALQSFRDGRTNVLVATDVAARGLDIPDVSLVINFNMAGTIEVYTHRIGRTGRAGKEGMAITFCGPEDHGVLYHLKQIMSKSQMSKVPPWLKDHPEAQSKPTF from the coding sequence ATGGCTCCGCTAGACCTGGAGGAGATCCtcaaaaagcacaaagccgcAAAGGCCGAGGCGGCAAAACCACGCTTCATCCCAAGAGGCCAGCGCAAAAAGATGgaggaagagaagaaacTAAAAGTGGAGGAAGAGCAGAAGCGGCAACAGGAGGAACTGCAAAAGACACGGAGCGAGCTGCAAAAGGCGCGCGAGGAGCTTGCGGGACTTCAGCGAGTGAGGCGCCAGGAGCAATCAAGGAGCCGGGAATCCGATCACTCTGTCCCTACAGGACCCCGCGCCATGCGCTCGTACGACGATGACAGTTtcaacggcaacggcaacggTAGCAATAGCAACAGAAACAATAACAACAACCAGAGAGATCGACAGGATGCGAGCACCAAAACCAACGGGAGTCGAACTGCAGAGGAGGTTCAAGAGGAGAAGAAGTACCTTGAGAGGTACACTGGCCCACCCGCCAAAGTCAGCACGTTCTCGGCCAACAAGAAGCGAAGACGTACGACGGACCAAAAATTCAACTTTGACTGGGATCCCAAGGATGATACAAGCCAGCCCTGGCGCTACGAGGAGACGGGCGCTCATGAGCGGAGTGCCAATGGGGCTACGGAGCAAGTCAGGAGAAAGAAGGCCACAAGGGATTACAACGACCCTAGGCTTGTGCCTTGGCAAGACAAGGAGCTCTCTCAGATGACGACCAGAGACTGGCGTCTCTTCAAAGTCAACCTCGAGATTGTGACAAAGGGCAACAATATTCCCAATCCAATGCGTTTCTGGGAGGAGTCCAACCTGCCTCACGTACTTAAGGATACCATCAAACAGGTTGGCTACACTGAGCCAACCCCGGTTCAGCGTGCTGCCATCCCCATTGCCCTTCAATGCCGAGACTTGATAGGAATATCAAAGACCGGTTCCGGTAAAACTGCAGCTTTCGTTTTGCCCATGCTGTCTTACATAGAGCCACTACCTCCGCTCAACGAGGTTACAAAGACAGAGGGTCCATATGCCTTGATTTTGGCACCTACCCGAGAACTGGCAACGCAGATCCAAGCTGAGGTTATCAAGTTTGCGACGCGCATGGGCTTTACTGTAGTCTGTCTCATCGGAAACAAGAGAACTATCGAGGAAGATGCCTTCGCCCTGCGCAACGGTGCAGAGATCATCGTAGCCACCCCTGGTCGGTTGGTCGACTGTCTCGAGAGGCACTTGCTTGTGCTTTCGCAGTGCTCATACGTTGTTCTTGATGAAGCAGACCGTATGGTTGATGGAGGATTCGAGGATTCCATCCACAAGATTCTTGCCGCGCTGCCGCCGTCGAACGGAAAGCCAGACGATCGGGATGCCGAAGATCCAAACATCATGTCCAAATTCCTCACACCTAATCTCCGGTACCGGCAGACTGTCATGTACTCAGCCACGATGCCGCCCAGTGTTGAAAGAATCGCCAAAAACTACCTCAAACATCCGGCAATGGTTACAATCGGAACCATTGGTGAGGCTGTGGACACAGTAGAACAGCAAGCCATGTGGGTGGTTAGCGAGGACGAGAGGCGCAACAAACTCAGGGCAATGCTTAACACGTACGGCACCGGGAAACTTGTcatcgtcttcgtcaacacaAAGAGTAATTGTGACGCAGTTGCCAAGGATCTCAAGTCATCGAGTTTCTCAGCCGTTACCTTACACGGAAACAAGACACAGGATCAACGTGAGGCCGCACTTCAGTCGTTCCGCGATGGCAGGACAAACGTTTTGGTGGCTACTGATGTGGCTGCTCGTGGTTTGGATATTCCCGACGTGTCGCTCGTCATCAACTTCAACATGGCTGGCACAATAGAGGTGTACACCCACCGTATCGGACGTACTGGACGTGCTGGAAAAGAAGGTATGGCTATCACGTTCTGCGGCCCCGAGGACCATGGTGTGCTGTACCACTTGAAGCAAATCATGAGCAAGAGTCAAATGTCCAAGGTTCCTCCTTGGTTGAAGGATCATCCCGAGGCGCAATCCAAGCCTACATTTTAA
- a CDS encoding amino-acid transporter Arg-13, translating into MSSPSLAQEVRASAPPPLPALRVAHRPAATEAVEDVLYGSIAGIVGKYIEYPFDTVKVRLQSQPDHVPLRYNGPLDCFRQSIRADGFLGLYRGITAPLVGAAVETSSLFFFERLARELVFVSGYCPRGELLPLPALWVTGAMSGAFTSFLLTPIELVKCKIQVPDAGAQKAPLKPLAVIRDVFRHQGLAGFWRGQTGTLIREAGGSAAWFGSKETTSKLMRDHNVRNAVTDAEREARRTGPLPLWQQALAGASAGMSYNFLFFPADTIKSRMQTAPFGQSVANHTFWKETVSLWNQAGLKGFYRGCGITVARSAPSSAFIFMVYDGMKTYIPLA; encoded by the exons ATGTCATCCCCATCATTGGCCCAGGAAGTCCGCGCATCAGCGCCACCCCCCCTACCGGCGCTTCGGGTGGCCCACCGTCCTGCTGCCACAGAGGCAGTAGAGGACGTACTATATGGATCG ATTGCAGGCATCGTGGGAAAGTACATAGAATATCCATTTGATACAGTAAAGGTCCGATTACAATCGCAGCCAGACCATGTACCGCTCAGGTACAATGGGCCCCTGGACTGTTTCCGCCAGTCAATCCGCGCCGATGGATTTTTGGGACTGTACCGCGGCATCACGGCACCTTTGGTTGGAGCAGCAGTGGAGACAAGCAGTCTGTTCTTTTTCGAAAGGCTAGCACGTGAGCTTGTCTTCGTCTCTGGGTATTGTCCACGGGGCGAACTGCTGCCCTTGCCTGCTCTATGGGTAACAGGAGCGATGTCTGGTGCCTTCACCTCTTTTCTCCTCACCCCTATCGAGCTAGTCAAGTGCAAAATCCAAGTTCCTGACGCGGGAGCCCAAAAGGCGCCTCTCAAGCCCCTTGCCGTCATACGGGATGTGTTCCGCCACCAGGGGCTCGCCGGGTTTTGGCGTGGACAGACTGGAACGCTGATCCGAGAGGCGGGAGGCTCGGCCGCCTGGTTCGGTAGCAAGGAGACAACGAGCAAGCTGATGCGCGACCACAACGTGCGCAACGCTGTGACAGACGCTGAACGGGAAGCCCGTCGCACCGGCCCGCTGCCTCTGTGGCAacaggcgctggcgggcgcTTCGGCAGGCATGTCATACAATTTCTTATTCTTCCCCGCAGACACAATTAAATCGCGGATGCAGACCGCTCCGTTTGGCCAGTCGGTGGCCAACCACACTTTTTGGAAAGAGACCGTTTCACTTTGGAACCAGGCCGGTCTAAAAGGCTTCTACAGAGGCTGCGGCATTACCGTTGCCCGCTCTGCGCCCAGCTCGGCGTTTATATTCATGGTATATGACGGCATGAAGACGTATATACCACTTGCTTGA
- a CDS encoding translocator protein: MTTYIPQITLPYSVFTSPAASILLPVGLGSLVGWSTAPKKTKAKYAALKQPPYSPPAWVFGPAWTVLYGLMGYAAYRAVDTGMSPLSSVIHQRMTKHGATLYSIQLGLNLVWMPLFFGLKRPVEASVDILALVGINSYLTYLWGSVDRVAGLCLAPYVAWLSYASYLCIGAGYLNGWDIKDKETPKQQ; encoded by the exons ATGACAACCTACATCCCCCAAATTACCCTGCCTTACTCGGTATTCACCAGCCCGGCTGCTTCTATTCTGCTGCCAGTTGGGCTGGGAAGCCTCGTCGGCTGGAGCACTGCGC CCAAGAAGACAAAGGCAAAATATGCAGCGCTGAAGCAGCCGCCCTACTCGCCGCCCGCTTGGGTGTTTGGCCCTGCTTGGACAGTTCTGTACGGCCTGATGGGCTATGCTGCCTACCGTGCGGTTGACACTGGAATGTCCCCGCTGAGCTCTGTCATCCACCAGCGCATGACCAAGCACGGCGCGACTCTTTACTCTATCCAGCTCGGTCTCAACCTTGTCTGGATGCCGCTCTTCTTCGGCCTCAAGCGTCCGGTCGAGGCCAGCGTCGACATCCTGGCTCTCGTCGGGATCAACTCGTACCTCACATATCTGTGGGGCTCTGTCGACCGCGTTGCCGGTCTCTGTCTGGCCCCCTACGTGGCCTGGCTCAGCTATGCATCTTACCTCTGCATTGGCGCAGGTTATCTCAACGGCTGGGACATCAAGGACAAGGAAACACCCAAGCAACAATAA